TCGGTTTTCCCGCCGACCGCGCTACCATGGCGATGTCCTTACGGACCTGCACTTCGTTCAGCTGTAAGTCCAGCGCAATGACCGGCGCGGAGATATTGACGAGTCCCTCGCAGTCTCTGCGCTCCAGATAATGGTGATACACAGGAAGGCGTTCCAGCGTCTTTCTGGAAATCCCCCCAACCAGATGTTTTTTTTCTTCCATGACTGACCCCTTTACTAATTCAAAATCCGCCTGT
Above is a window of Anaerotignum faecicola DNA encoding:
- a CDS encoding redox-sensing transcriptional repressor Rex, which codes for MEEKKHLVGGISRKTLERLPVYHHYLERRDCEGLVNISAPVIALDLQLNEVQVRKDIAMVARSAGKP